In the Bdellovibrionales bacterium CG10_big_fil_rev_8_21_14_0_10_45_34 genome, TGGCGCGTGATGTCGTTTCACGGCACGATGTGCATGTTGGGTGAGGCATCTCCAGATCGCTTTCATTGCAAGTTCCGCCGTTGTGCTGTACCTGAAAGCCGGGAGGTTATTGATGGTGGCACTGTTAGTGATTCTGGGTTTGTCGTTTAATGCGATTGCTCATGCTGGAATTTGGGTGCGCGTCAACGACACGACTTTGCGGTTTAGCGGTCAAATTCAAAAAGGCGATTTGGAAAAACTTGAAAACATTTTAAAGCCTGAAGACAAGACTTTGTTTCTTGACTCAACAGGGGGTGATGCACAGGTCGGCGTTCGTTTGGCGATAAAACTTTTACCAAATAAATTGAACATAGTCGTAGATGGTATTTGTGCATCCTCTTGTGCCAATTATCTATTCCCTGTTGGGTACAACAAAGAAATTCGAAGAGGGTGGGTTGGCTTTCACGGCAACGTCACTGCTTTCCTTGCCATAGACTGGCAAAAAGTTGTCGTGAAGTTGAAAGAAGATAAGAATCTCACAGACGAGCAAATCGCTGAATTCCACCAGAGACTTTTAGCCTCGTCGAAACTGGAAGAGGAGCTTTTTGCAGAATTGGGGGTGAGTCAGACACTTTTCGATAGGACTCAAACACCTGATAAGGGAATGCATAACGATGTCGCCTACTCTTTTTTAGTGCCGAAGCCCGAGACATTCATCCGATATGGAATTCAAAGGGTAAAAGGATCACAAGATTTGACTTACCGAAACGCAGAATTGGGTCTCAACAATCTTTACGATTAGGTTTTCCGTGGTGCAATAGGTTAGCAAACCCAACGTTGCTATTAAGGCATCGCAGCAGGTCTCACGAGAAACATCGAGCGCATCAAAGCTAAAATGAATCCTAAATATGTGACCTGTATAGAGTGCCTCGATGAGGGCAAAAAAGCCCTCTCCGAAGGGGAGAGGGCGAATGCTCTAGCAAAAAATACTCAGAGGATTAAAAGCCTCGTCGAAGGGTCAACAATGCTTTAAGGAATCACAACAGAGCAGTTTAAGAGGCTCTCTGAAGTCGATGTATTTGGGAACGTACTTGAACGCCAGCTCATATAGTATCGCGGTGTCTGAAACCCTCTAACGATTTGCCCTTGGAAGTTCCTAACGGCTTCCCATTTTTTTGTGACTGAGAGCACGTCGTCACCTTCAAAATCTGACTCTGTGACACCAGTAATTCCAAGGTAACTTCCAATCAAGTCTTCACCCTCGACTATAGGAAACTTCTTGGCTTCGTTAAAATCAAATTCAGGATTCATCACTGAGAATGTTTTTTTGCTCATGACATAGCTTTTGCCAAGAATCTGGAACTGCAGCATCCAGGAGCCGTCAGATTTTTGAAAGGCCCACATCATCGCTCCGCCGCCGACAGTTACACAGGTTAGCGCCTGCTCGGGTAAAGAGTCTTTGATATCAGTCCACTTTGTTGATTGGTCAAAAATGTTGGCGACTATGTGCCGAGATTGGCGGGAATTTGTAGCGCCCACCAATCTGTTTGCCGCATACACAGCTTCATGGAGGATCAAAGCTGCTTTACCAGTTTCAGTTAAGCTGCTCCAAATGTCGCCACTTATAAGAATCATTTTGTCGTTGTAGTAGTTGGCTGCTTGCTCTGCACTACAACCAGCTGGAACAATAACTTCAAAAGAATCGTCAATAGGAAGAAGCTGTGTCCCTGGCGGGGTGATTCTCATATTCTTCAGAACGATGTCTTTATAAACTTCTACAATTCCTCTTGAATTTGCGGGGATTAAATCTAGTGCTCTTTTGATTTGAAGATTCATTGGCTCATTCGTTTCTTGAATGTTGAGCCCAAACATCACGCGACCTTCATACAGATCTAAAACCTCAGCCGATTTAATGGCTCCATTCGTATCACGACAGATGATAGACTTGCCGCCGCCCCCATCGACTCCTCCGGTGCTAGCCTCCGCAAGCGCTCCCAATGCCATCAATCCAATAAAGAATGCTTTCGATTTCATTTTTTCCCACGTTAACTGTTCTCATCATTAAGAACAATATCAGTATCGCCCAGGCGAAACCTGCTCTCTACATCTATAAAATTAATTGTTATCGATAAAATTAGCAATTACGCTAGGTTTATAAACCAAATGTCGAGGCCCCCGTGAACGTATTTGACTACCACAACTACAAGCAATGCATCAATGGCTGGATTTCCGAGCAGAAAGCCGGGGGTCATGGCCAGCTGAGGAAGATGGCTCTTCATTTAGGAGTTAACTCAGTTGTCATGAGTCAAGTTTTTCGCGGAAGCAGAGACCTCACGCTGGAACAAGCTCTTGGGGTTTCAAACTATATTGGATTTACTGAGTTAGAGAGGGATTATTTTCTGCTGCTTGTGCAAAAAGAGCGTGCAGGAACCCACGATCTAAAACAGGTTTATAAAAAACAGTTGCAGACCCTCAGTAGCGCGGCACAGAACTTGAAAAACAGAGTGAAGCACCAAAAGCTGACCGATGAAGACAGAGCAACCTTTTACTCGCAGTGGTACTATAGTGCTATTCGCCTTGGAATATCCATTCCTCACCTCAATACGATTAGTGAAATCTCTGAACACCTTGATCTTGAGAGATCGTTAGTCGCGAGAGTTGTCGAGTTTTTGCTTAAGAACAAATTGATAATAGAAAAAAATGGGCAACTTGAAATGGGTCCACAGGTGACCCACATTGGTCATGATTCACCGTTCGTAAACAGACATCATTCTAACTGGAGGTTGAGAGGTTTGCAGGCAATGGAAAGGATAGTAGACGACAATTTGTACTACACGGGCCCAATGGCCCTGTCTCAAGCTGCAGCCAGCCAGATACGGAAGTTGCTTGTGGAGCTAGTCGAGAAATCCACAAAGATTGCAGCACCTTCTGATTCTGAAACACTTCGATGTTTAAATATAGATTGGTTCGGCGTTTCCAGATAACTCTGCAATTAGTAGAATGGCACCTTTCTGGTTCTGAAGTAACTTTGATGTCGTATTGATTGGTTCTTAGTTTCACCTGGGCATTCTAGAGAGCTTAAGCCGGGACATTCTGAATTAGATAACTTGAAATTTGGGTCTTGGGCGAAGTGATTGAAAGGGCAGAATGCCCCCAACAGATTGGCTTCCCTCGTTATTGTGGAGATCGAAGAGCTTCCGAGTGGCCTGCGAATTGCTTTTTATAACCCTTAGGAGGCAAATATTATGCAGAACCCACAAGCAAAAGAATACTTCGATAAGAAACAACGGGCTGGCACTAGCACCAAAAACCAGTCGAAGTCAGTAGCCCATCAAGGGTTACCTCGCGGCAACTATGATCTGGCTCTCGGCCAAGATGAACAGAACGATAACGGGTCTTCTCGAGAATACCTGAAAAGGGAGGGAAACTCGAAGGGAGAAGAAGAGACCGAGCGCGCAGAGATTCGAAAGGCTAAGAAAGCCAAACAAGAGAAAGAAATAGATCAAACAATAAAAGAGTCATTCCCAGCTAGCGATCCTCCCGCAAACTACTGAACTTCTTGGAGGCTATAGGTCTGCGGGTCGGTTGAAATTTTGTTGTCAAAAAAACAAGCAATTGTCTTGCTGAATCCTTCAACTGATCGGATACCAAGAGGGTAGAATTATTCTTCCTTCCAGCAAAAGTGGAAAAAGAGGCAAACTATCTTAGTCGCGCCACGGTTGGCTGTGCCCCGCAAATCCGAAGATCATTGGGAGCTTGCAGCACTTCCATACTAGTTACAGAAGAAAGATGCGAAGTCGTGGGTTGAGGGTAAAGAGTCTTCGAAGGTTTTGCCTGAGGATAAAGCGAGGAGCCATTACTTGTTGTGACAATGGGCGAACTAAAATGACCGTTGCTTGGAGTGATCCAGTAGCGAGTCTTGTCGTCAACTCCGCTCCAATTGCTGAGCCAAACTTTCGGATCAAAAGGAACAAGCATTTTAGGTCCTTCACTTGTATCAACAACGAGCGCGCCCTGCGATTCAGTGCCAACCTGTTGCACCTCAAATGCTGCCCAAAGCAAATTTCGCTGGAACGGGCCTCGAAACTGGTCTCTTAAATCTTTTGTTGCCACACAGTTCTTTGAGTTGTCTGTGCCTTTTCCGGCATACACGAATCTGTAACTTAAAAGGTCACTGCTGAGCCCACTTCTTGAAGATAGACGAGATTTTATTTCTAGCGGGCCAATATGCGGCTCTGTTAATTTTAGCATTACTGCGAGTGCACCCGCTCGCGTAGCCGCAATGGAAGTTCCGCCATATTCCACTTCACCGCTTGCGGTGTGAATTATCACAGTTGAAGGTGTGTAGACGTCGGGTTTCTGAAGTTTTTGAGACCGACCACTTAAAGCGAAATCTATCGCTCCAACAGTGATGACATCAGGGTGGTCAGCCGGTGCTAGCAAACTTTCTGCAAGTTTTGCTTCTGTAAAACCCATCGGAAAATGCTCCGACATGCACTCGGTATTAAGATCTACTTCAAAAGGATTCTTTTGCAGGCGTCTGGTTGCTATAGAAGCTTCGCAAAAATGCAGAGTTGCGCCAGTGCCTTGTACGCGTATTTCTAGCTGATCTTCTGCGGAAAAGTTATGACTTCGATTTACAGCCTTAATGTAGAACTCGCCAAAAGGGACTTGCGTCTCGATAATTTCTCTCGGGAAAAACGACTCATTCGGATTTTCAACAACTCGCCGTTGAACCATTGTGCTGGATGCTAAAAGTATCGGGTCATCGTTGCCACTGATTTGCTCAAAAAGGTACAAATCAATATCTTTATCGGTGCCGCGCCGGGAGCTGTTTTCGCTCCAGCTTTTCCAGTCACCCCAAGAAGCAACGATTTTGACTTTACATCCCGCTGTCTCGTCGTTCGGCTCAGTCTCACTCGGCTGACAACGCAAGATGACCGAGTTATTCGGTCCAGGCAGAGATATCTCGCCTTCGCTGAGGGTTTGAATTTTAAAGCGTGAATTCAGCTTGTGAGAGTTGCCCGCAGCCTGTATCCAAGTAATTGACGGATTCGCTCTGAACAAATCGGTCAGTGCATCGTTGTAGATACCAGTGCCATCAAAATTGTGGCCAATCTCCCAATTGATATTGCTGATAACTAAAGAATTGGTTTCTCTCTTCAAACTTTCGAGTGTCTGCTTCCACTCTGAGAGGTTCTCTATTTCAACAAGTGTCAGTGAGATGTTTTTGAGGCCATCAAAGCTATTTAACCAAGGCGATTTTAAAAGTGTTTGAGCCAGTAGCTCCACCATGGCCTCGCCGTGGAGCTCGTCTGAGAGAACAGATCCAGAGCTGCCCCTCTTAGGAAGGTTCAATGAATGAAATCTATATTTTTTCAAATACTCAGTAGATTGAAAAAGGCGATCAAGTAAAAACACACGAACCACATGAGACGGTCGCTCGGTTTGGTTTCGGCTTGCTCGAGGGTTAAAGGTTTTAATGCCCATCAACTCATTGGGCTCAACTTGTTGATAAGGAATGCCAATGTTCATGTTGTAGTGCAGGTCGCGATTGCGAAGTTGGTTGCGAAGTTCTGTCGCCTCAACCTGAAGTATAGAGAAAAGACCAACTACTGTGCCGGCAGTGAACATCGACAAATTCTTGAACATAAAATTTGCTCCTCATAAACCTTCATCTCATGAGTGCCGTGTTGAAAATATCTAGAACCAACTGCTGCAGAATCCCCAACCCCAAGCACACGAACGGTATACTGGGTAATAGGCAAAACGATAGTTAAAGCCGAAGCCAAAATTCCAGCCCCACGCGAAGTAAGGGTTGTAGGCATATGCGTAGGAATATCCTCTGCCCCACCAATTGTTAAACCAACTGGTTTGCGGTTTTGCTTGGTCGAGTTCAGCAGTAAAAAGAGCCTCTTGTGAACTTTGCGCAAACTTCGCGAAAAGTTCGTTATCTAACTGTAGAGCCTTTAAATCTTGCTTCAGCACCTTTGAATGATCGGCTTGTTTTAGGATTATGCCGTTGCTGGCTAGATAAAGATTATGTTGGCCAACTTTTTTCAATTGGAATTCGGCTATAGCTGTCTGAATGGAATTTTTAAGGTTTGAAAGGTGGCTTTTTGATTGCTGGTTAGAGGCATTAGCGTTCGAGGTTTTTGATTCAAAAAACACTTCGAATCCGTTAATTGCGCCGCCCTCAACATGCTTTTGGATTATAAGGGTCTGCTCCATGGCTAGAGTCGCTTCTGCGAGTGAATCTTGAGAGGGTTGAGTGCTTTGAGCCGACAAAGAAAAAGAAAATAGCAACGAAGCGAGCAGAATGAATGAGGTTCTGAAGGCGATTGCTGGCGAGATTGTTTTAGAAATAACCGAAGTCATTTTTGAACTCCTTTTTAAAGAATTTCACGGGGTTTCATTAGTGTTAGACCAGACGCGCTACGACGCGTCAAACGTCAGGGCTCGAATTTGTAAAATCTTTGTAGCTCGCAGCGGGCAGGTCATCATCCAAATGAATCTTGAGAACGCCTAACGAGAACTGAGCCGTACGGGCAGGAGACGGAGCTGATCAGCCACGAGTAAGGAACGCTAGAGGGATATCGCAAGATCCGACACTAAGGAAGGCTAGAGGGATATTGAGATCTCGGCGGATTCTCCGATTCATTTGTGCCACATATCATTTCTGGCTGGTCGGGCTCAAAACCTCTGAAATAGTGCCTTGGCTTAACAATCGGGTAACTCGTGGGGTTCTCGGGCATCATTTCTTTTGCTGAGTTTGCTTCTTCCGAAGTGAGTTCACGATAGCCGGGTGTGTACTTCCAGCCAAATCCCCATCGGTAAGAGGTCGTATTGCAGGGGCCGCCACCTTGCCTAACGAAAAAATACATGGTGTTGGCCGCTACTTCATCACCCGTGTCTTGAATGCATTTTTTAAAATCACTGTCGGCTGTTAAACGTTCTTCGTAGGTGCCGCCTACCCAATAGGCCACATCATGTATTTGACAGCAATGGGCCCATTGCTGTCGATTCCATACGGGCCCTTCAACCCAGCTACTGCAGCCGTCCGTGGAGAACTTTTCAAGCTCATTAGGGCCGGATGCCGCCGCCGCACTTGCTGGCCCGCTGACTATTAAAGCTGCCCACGTAATGCCTCGAACTAAAATTGAAAACTTAATGAGCGTTCGCATTTCTTCTCCTTAACTTCTCGATCTCAGAGGGACCAAAGATTTCTACTTCAGTCATTAGTAAGGGATGACCCACCAAGAGTTGCAGTACTGATCGCCTACTTTTTTGAAAGCTAGTTTCAAAATTTTCGGTCGGTAAGTATTGAGCCACCGATTGTAAACTCTGCGCGCAAGCCTTGTTTTATGATAGGGGCAATCTGGCGGTTTCCATCTTTTTTCTGGGCCGTTCAGACAAAAATAGGCCTATGGTCAGACGTTCAGATAAAATAGTCCTATGGTCAGAACTCATCACTTCGGCTCTTACACGCAGTCACATATCGACTTAGCCGAGGTGTGATTCTTTATCGCCCTCTTAGTAAAAACCTTTTGGACCCATTTCGTAAGACGTACGTTGTAGGACTTTTGAAGTGGACTTAATTAAGGCAACACGATTACCTTGGTCCTTGTGAAAGATAACAAACGATCTAAAGCTGCATTTATTCACACGGGGGCTTGGGGCGATCTCTACGTCTCACTGGCAGCCCTGCAAGTAACTTGTCAGCGTCACGTCACAAATGGAGTTGTGCTAGTCGGCTCCGCAAAATGGAAAGATATTATCAAGAAAACTGACTGGCCGGCGGTAGAAGAAATTTGGGAATGCGACAACGGGCGATCAGCCAACGTTTATACCTGGTCTGCAAAGCAAAACGACTGGCAACTCTCGCTCGAAGGCGTGCCGCTTTCGGTTTTGTTTAAAAAAGTAATTCGAAGTTACAATGCTCGTACCGAGTCACTGAGGTATGCCTTTGCCCCTCTTATCGCGCGCGTCCCAGAAAGGTTTGGTAGTGCACCGTGGCCCCTCTCGAAGCTATTTTTCACGCACCCTTCGAAATGGTTAGGAAAGGACCCGATCATTCACGAACGCGATAGGATTTTGCAGGTTGTGATCCCAGCACAGTCAGAGACACAGGTGGGGCTTCCTCCACTTCGGCAAACAAGTCATAAGACATTGCGAGAGTTGTTTGGAGATTTGAAACAGCCCTACATTTTAGTTAACCCCACGGCTAGTCGGCGAGAAAAAGCATGGCCGAGTGCGAAGTTTCGTGAACTTGTTGAGCGGATCAGTGCGGAGTTTGCTCAAAGGGGGCAGAAGATTCAAGTTCACCTTGTAGGGGCACAAAGCGAAACGCAGTGGCTTGAGGAATGTTTACCAAAACCGCAACTACCAACATCAGATAGTGAGCGGGATAATTCGCAGACGGCGAATCCCGAGACACCAACTTTGTTATTGCAGCCACGTAGAATATTAGATGCCGTAGAGCTTATCGCTGGTGCAGAGCTTCTTGTTGCCAACACGAGTTCACTCCAGTTTTTAGCGGCAGGTGTGAAGACTCCGGTCGTGACGCTCATGGGAAGAGGAACACCAGAAATTTGGGGGCCTTTAGGCGAAGAGGATATCGTAATTCGCGGTGAAGTGAGTGCAGATGCTGATAATGATATTTTCAAGCAAGAACGACTTGCCTACGAGTCGATCCCTGTTGAAAGGGTGTTTAAAGTCGTGATGGGCTTTTTCGATCAGCAAGAAACATCTTCAACAATTACTCAATATGCTGAGTAAAAACACTCAACATACTGAGCAATGTAAGTAGTTGATTCTGCAAGGCAATATTGCCACATCACTTATAAATGGCCGTTTCTTTAGAAACTCCAATAGTTTTAGGTAGTTAGATTTTAACTAAATTATTTTTGAATAGGCCTTAAGTCGGGTCCACAAGTCTCCGAAAATCTACTATTGCGTTGGCTGGGTGTCGGCGGGCATAAAACAGTTTTTGTAGAACATCGCTAGAGGTGCGGCATGAATATCACCGAGGTTAAAGTCTTCCCGGTTAACGAAGATCGGCTTAAGGCCTATGTCTCCATTACCATCGACGATTGCTTTGTTATTCGAGATTTGAAAATCATCAATGGGCACACGGGTCTTTTTGTGGCCATGCCTAGCAAGAAACGAAAAGATGGGCAGTTTAAAGATGTAGCTCATCCACTCAATCAAGAAACCCGCGAACTAATTGAAAAATCAGTTTTCGACGCGTACGAGAGAGAAGTAAAGATGATGGGCGATGCGCTTGGCGATATGAATCGCAATCGATACGAAGACGAGTGAATACGACAGAGTTCACCAGGAATTTGCCCAGCGTCCGATTCACTATGCATAGTGATCGATCCTAATTCCTAATTCCTAATTCCTAATTCCTAATTCCTAAAGCAATTCAAAGTCCGTCGCACTGGTAGGAAGTGTTCGAGTAATAGCTTCTGTCGCCAGTGGGATCACACTGCTTGAAAAAGAAGGGGCCTCTCTTTTCGACCTCGTGTTGGGGAGGGGACGGATGAATATCAAACTGATCAGAAACATAAGACGCCGGATGAGCTCGCGAAGTGTGCTGAGGTGTCGAACACCCTAAAAGAAGAAAAAAAGAGATGCCCACGGCAGTCCACGGCCTGAAGACAGGCGTTTGGCCGGTATTTTTCGCTCTCGACATTTGACGGACGTTAAAACTTTGCATGAAATCCTTTTTCTAGACGTCGACACCCCCGCTTGATAGTATCCCAAATAATGTTGTTTCAGAGAACACTCAAAAAAAGGGTTGTTGTTGACGGGACTGGTTTACATACCGGCAAGCCCGCCAGGCTGGCATTCTGTCCGGCTCCAGAAGACACCGGAATACTATTTGTTCGCAATGACCTACCGGGTCAGCCTTTACTTCCTGTACTTTGGGACCGGGTCAAGGCGACGCAGCAAGCAACTACACTTGGCGGAGATGACTTTAGCGTATCTACAGTTGAACACTGCCTATCTGCGGTAGCAGCCCTACGAATAGACAATATGTTGATTGAACTTGAGGGGCCCGAGATTCCCATTGTTGACGGAAGTGCCGCGCCCTACCTCAACGCCTTACTCAGTTCAGGGTTTTATGATCAAAAGAAACTGCGATCTTACATTTATATGACTAAACCTATTGAAATGACTGACGGTCAAAAGTTTGCCCGCATCAGTCCCTATAATGGGCTGAGAGTTAGCTGCAAAATTCATTTTGATCACCCTTGCATTGGCGATCAAGAACTCGATATGGATGTTAACCAAGTCACATTTACGCGCGAGATCGCACCGGCTCGTACTTTTGGCTTTTTAAAAGATGTGCAGGAGCTTCATCGGCGAGGTTTAGCCCTCGGGGGCTCTCTTAGCAATGCAATCGTACTCAATGAAGACTCTATTATAAATCCAGAAGGCCTTCGATTTCGCGATGAATTCGTGAGGCATAAAATTCTAGATGCATTAGGCGACTTGGTGACGCTTGGTTATCCTATGCTCGGTCACGTTCATCTCGAGAGGACGGGGCACGATTTCATGAACAGATTTATTAGAAAAGTTGTCGCTAGCCGTGATTCTTACAGGGTCATAAATATGGGCGATCGGGATATTAGGGTTGATGCGGCCGTAAGCGAAGAGCTTAGGCAAAATCATATTCTTGTTGGCGCCCAGTCGGGCTCGTAGGGGCTCTAAGACTTCTCATTGATTTTCTGATTTTTCCATGGTGGAGTCTGTCTCCAATGATTTCCTAGATTTTTTAAAAAAGGGGTATTCAGTCATGATTATAGGTGTGCCCAAAGAGATTAAGATTAGCGAAAACCGCGTGGGTATGGTTGAGGCTGGGGTTCTGCAACTTGTGAAAGAAGGACACCATGTCATTGTCGAGACGGGTGCTGGCCTAGGAGTTGGACTCACAGACGAAGATTACGAAAAAGCGGGTGCAAAGATTATTGGAACTAAAGCTGAGGTTTACGCCAAGGCTGATATGATTGTAAAAGTGAAAGAGCCTCTTCCAGAAGAGTACGAACTCATGAGGGAAGACCAGATTCTTTACACGTATCTCCATTTAGCAGCTGAGCCCAAGCTAGCTCGCGTACTTTGTGAAAGAAAAGTAAAGTCTGTGGCCTATGAAACGATTCAGAAAGCAGATGGTAGCTTGCCACTTCTTACTCCAATGAGCGAAGTTGCCGGTAGGATGGCGACCCAAATTGGGGCTACCTATCTACAGAAGAATAACGGCGGAAAAGGTGTGCTGCTTGGGGGCGTAACAGGTGTGCCAAGGGGCCACGTAGTTGTGCTCGGAGGCGGAATAGTAGGAATGAATGCCACTCAAATGGCAGTCGGTCTGGGAGCGCGGGTAACTGTGCTAGATGTTAATACAAGTCGGCTCGACTATTTTGATGATATCTTTCAAGGCCGAGTGAATACCCTCTTTTCTAATATAAAAAATATTGAAGAAAGTGTGAAGACCGCAGACTTAGTCATAGGAGCTGTGCTTATTCCAGGAGCTAAAGCCCCTCACCTTGTTACAAAATCAATTGTTGAAGCGATGGAGCCTGGAAGCGTGGTTGTAGACGTGGCTGTTGATCAAGGTGGTTGTATCGAGACGTGCCGTCCTACGAGTCACACTTCACCGACGTACGATGTTTCGGGCGTGATTCACTATTGCGTTCCCAACATGCCGGGCGTGGTATCGAGAACATCCACGTATGCATTGACGAATGTGACCCTCAAGTATGCGTCTATGATTGCACAGCATGGTCTCGAGCAAGCACTAGAGCGAGACGAGACTTTGAGACCGGGACTGAATACCTATAAAGGTTACGTAACCTATGAACCGGTAGCACGTGATCTAGACCTAGAATACCGACCTTACACAGGTAAGTAATTTACAATCGCATTGGGTA is a window encoding:
- a CDS encoding septation protein SpoVG, producing the protein MNITEVKVFPVNEDRLKAYVSITIDDCFVIRDLKIINGHTGLFVAMPSKKRKDGQFKDVAHPLNQETRELIEKSVFDAYEREVKMMGDALGDMNRNRYEDE
- a CDS encoding UDP-3-O-acyl-N-acetylglucosamine deacetylase, encoding MLFQRTLKKRVVVDGTGLHTGKPARLAFCPAPEDTGILFVRNDLPGQPLLPVLWDRVKATQQATTLGGDDFSVSTVEHCLSAVAALRIDNMLIELEGPEIPIVDGSAAPYLNALLSSGFYDQKKLRSYIYMTKPIEMTDGQKFARISPYNGLRVSCKIHFDHPCIGDQELDMDVNQVTFTREIAPARTFGFLKDVQELHRRGLALGGSLSNAIVLNEDSIINPEGLRFRDEFVRHKILDALGDLVTLGYPMLGHVHLERTGHDFMNRFIRKVVASRDSYRVINMGDRDIRVDAAVSEELRQNHILVGAQSGS
- the ald gene encoding alanine dehydrogenase, whose protein sequence is MIIGVPKEIKISENRVGMVEAGVLQLVKEGHHVIVETGAGLGVGLTDEDYEKAGAKIIGTKAEVYAKADMIVKVKEPLPEEYELMREDQILYTYLHLAAEPKLARVLCERKVKSVAYETIQKADGSLPLLTPMSEVAGRMATQIGATYLQKNNGGKGVLLGGVTGVPRGHVVVLGGGIVGMNATQMAVGLGARVTVLDVNTSRLDYFDDIFQGRVNTLFSNIKNIEESVKTADLVIGAVLIPGAKAPHLVTKSIVEAMEPGSVVVDVAVDQGGCIETCRPTSHTSPTYDVSGVIHYCVPNMPGVVSRTSTYALTNVTLKYASMIAQHGLEQALERDETLRPGLNTYKGYVTYEPVARDLDLEYRPYTGK